The DNA window CAGGGCGCTTCCATCGCCGGCTACAAGGCGGTCGACCTGTCCGGCCCGCCAGCCCAAGCCGCCCTGTCGTTGCTTGCCTATGCCGGGCTCGGGATCGACGAATTCATGATCATCGGCGTCGACACGCCGCGTGAGATCGCGACGGTTGGCAGGGAGACCATCGCCCTGCTGCGCAATTCCCTGGCGCGCCGCGAAGACCATGATGCTTTCCGGCCGGGGGCCTATGCGCCTCGCGCAGGGCTGGAGACGCGGGCTGCCGGCTGAAGCCGATCAATCATCTGTCGCGCCCCGCCTGTCGCCAAGCCGCGACAGGCCCTCGATGACGGCTGCTGAATCGGCCAACACCCCGAAGACGCCGTCCTCGACCGTCACCATGTGAAGCGCCGCCTCGTGGGCCTGCCTGTCGCCGCTGGCGCAGGCGTCCGAGATCGTCAGGCACTGAAAATTGCGGTCGCAGGCCTCGCGCAGCGTGGTGTGGACGCAGACATCGGTCGTGCATCCCGAAAACATGAGATGCGTGATGCCTTGCGCGCGCAGCACAAGCTCGAAGTCCGTATAGGTAAAGGCGCTGTTGCAGGTCTTGTCGACGATGATGTCATCAGGCGCGACATCGATTTCCGGAACGATCTGGAATCCCGGTCCCGAGCGCAGCAGGATTTCGGTTCCGTCAAGGCCGGAGCGCTTGCGGCGCCATTTTTCGTAGGGGGTCATGTCCGCCATGTCGGCGCGATAACCCTGCCTCGTGTGGATGACCCTCACGCCGGCTCCGCGCGCGGCTGATATCAGCCGGTTCACGGTGGGCAGGATCGACCGCAGCGGCGAGGGGTCATATCCCTGCCTGGCGAAATAGCCCGTCGTCGACAGGAAATCCTGCTGCAGGTCGATGACGACAAGCGCTGTGCTTTCGGCCACAAGCCTGCCGTCATAAGGGAAGTCGAATGGCGTTGCCTTGATCATTTATGGCTCCCGGTTTCGACCAACCATAATGGTTCAATGCGCCGATACCAGATGCTGGGCGTCATACAGGCCCCGGCAGACACCATCGGCATGGATCAGCTTCCGGTGCGAGCCCTGTTCGGCAATGCCGGCTTCCGAGACGACGACAATGCGGTCGGCGCCACGGGCCTGATTTGTTGATTGTTGCAGTCATCTTAAATGTTGACTATTAAGGTCATGTTTCATAGTCAACCCGACATTGGGCCGCCGAGGCCAGAAATTGGAAATGCGGGTGGCCGCACTGGAGACACCATGACCGTGGCTGGAGCCGAGACCGCCTTCCATATCGACGCGGTGCGGTTTGCCGTCGGCGAGCGGACGCTGCTTGGCCCTGTCTCGCTCGAACTGCGGCGCTCGCGCGTCTACGGGCTGATCGGCCACAATGGTTCGGGCAAGTCGACGCTGATCAAGCTGCTGGCGCGCCAGCAGCCGGCAAGTTCCGGCGCCATCACCTTCGCCAGGCGGCCGTTGCCGAAATGGGGCGCTCGTGAGCTCGCCCGCGCGCTCGCCTATCTGTCGCAGACGATGCCGGCGGCAACGGGCCTCACGGTCCGCGAATTGGCGACGCTTGGGCGTTATCCTTGGCATAGCGCGCTTGGCCGCTTCAGCGGGCCGGACAGGCCGCATGTCGACGAGGCGCTTGTGCTGACCGACATGGACGGTTTCGCCAGACCGTCTGGTCGACGAATTGTCCGGCGGCGAGCGCCAGCGCGCGTGGCTTGCCGTGCCGGTGGCGCAGAACGCCGGCGTGATGCTGCTCGACGAGCCGATCTCCGCACTCGATATCGCCCACCAGGTCGAGGTGCTGGGGCTAGTCAAGGAACTCAGCCGCAAGCGCGACCTCTGCGTCGTCGTGGTGCTGCACGATCCCAACATGGCGGCGCGCTATCGCGACGAGCTGATCGCGCTGAAGGACGGCAAGCTGCTGACGCGCGGCACACCAGGCGAAATCATGCCGGGCGATGTGCTGAAAGGCATTTTCGGTGTGGACACGGGCGTGTTCGCGCACCCGGTCACCGGACAACCCGTCGGCTATGTGCCGTGACGAGATTTGATGCGGTGGCGCAATAGGAAGCGGCTGGTCGCCGCGAGAACAAGGAAGAAGCTGTTGTCTAGAACTCGTTTGTTGGCGGCGTTGGTCGCATCGGTGATCCTGGCAGGCGGCGGGGCCCTGGCCCAGGAGCAACCGGCCGGTACTGCTCCCGCAGCCGAGGCTCCTGACGCTCCCGCCGCACCGGCCACGATGGCACCCGCGCAGCAAGTTGGCCAGCCGGCCACGGCGATGCCTGCCGGAGCCGCGCCCTCGGGGGCGATGGAACTGAACCTGCCGCACGATTTGTCGCCATGGGGCATGTTCATGGCCGCCGACATCATCGTGAAGGTGGTGATGATCGGGCTGGCCTTCGCCTCGCTCGTCACCTGGACGATATGGCTGGCCAAGTCGCTGGAGATTTTCGGCGGCAAGCTTCGTATACGCCGGGCAGTCCGCGCGATCGGCGATGCCGCGACGCTGAAGCAGGCCAGCCGCGCGCTCGACCGCAGCGGCGGCCCCGGCGCGCTTCTGGTCAAGGCGGCGGAAGAGGAGACCGCGCTTTCGGCTGGCGCGCTCGACCATGTCGGCGGCGACGGACTGAAGGAACGCGTCACCTCGCGCCTGTCGCGCATCGAGGCGGCGGCGTCGCGGCGCATGTCGCGCGGCACCGGCGTGCTGGCGACGATCGGCTCCACCGCGCCGTTCGTCGGCCTGTTCGGCACCGTCTGGGGCATCATGAATGCCTTCATCGGCATCTCGCAGGCGCAGACCACCAATCTCGCCGTGGTCGCGCCGGGCATCGCCGAAGCGCTGCTGGCCACCGCGATGGGTCTCGTCGCGGCGATACCGGCAGTGGTGATCTACAACGTCTTCGCCCGCTCGATAGCCGGCTACCGGCAGATCCTCGCCGACGCCTCGGCGGGCGTCGAACGGCTGGTCAGCCGCGACCTGGATTTCCGCGCTGTCTCGCCGGCGACAGCCCTGGCGGCGGCGTAGCGGGGCGACGCCATGGGAAGCAGAATCCGACAGACAATGGATGACGATCTCGAGGAGAACCACGAGATCAACGTCACGCCCTTCATCGATGTCATCCTGGTGCTGCTGATCATCTTCATGGTCGCCGCGCCGCTAGCGACGGTAGACGTCAACGTCGACCTGCCAGGGTCGACGGCAACGCCCGCGCCCCGGCCCGAAACGCCGCTGTTCCTGACCTTGAAGGACGATCTTACGCTGGCGATCGGCAATGACACCGTGCCGCGCCCGGCCTTCGCGGCCACGCTGGCGAGCAGGACCAAGGGCGACAAGCAGACGCGCATCTTCCTGCGCGCCGACAAGGCGGTCGCCTATGGCGACCTGATGGAGGCCATGAACCTGTTGCGGGGCGCCGGCTATCTGAAGATCGCGCTGGTCGGCCTGGAGACGGCGCCCGTGGCCAACGCACCAGCAGCCGCGGGAGCCGCCGCGCCATGACACAGTCCGCCGCCCTGCCCACGCTACAGCTGTCGCGCTTCGGCTGGCGCGATCTTGGTCTTTGGACGGGGGCGGCGACGCTTATCCTTGGAGCCCATGTCGCGGTTGCCTATGCCGTGCAGACCTTCAGCATGGTCAATGAAGCGGATGGCGGTCCGCCACCGGCCCAGGTGATCGAAATGGCACCGATGACGGTGATGCCGGCCGTGGAGGAAGACGTCGCGGCGCTGGACGCAGTGATGCCTGACCAGAGCGAGCCAACGCCAACACCGACCACCGAGCCAACGTCCGAACAGGTCGAGAAGGCGGAGCCGGTTACCGAACGGCCGGAAGCGATCGCGCCCGAAGAGACCGAACCCACCCAGACCGAGAAGACGGACCAGGTCGATCAGCCGCCGCTGAACGAGGTGATTCCGGACATTGTCGAGGCTGTCGCCCCGGATGTGGTCATTCCGTTGCCGCAGGCAAAGCCGGTCGAGACGCCGAAGCAAAAGAAACCGGTCGAGGCTAAAGCCAAAAAGCCTGTCGACAAGCCCAAACCGAAGAAGGAAAAGACGGCACCGCCCAAGACGGTGACCGCCGCCAGCGCAGATGCCAAGCCAGCGGCCAAGACAGCGGCGCCTAAGTCGGCGGAAGCGACGGGGCGAACCGGCGACTCCAGCAAATGGGATTCAAAACTGCGCTCATGGATCAATCGGCACACGCGCTATCCCAGTGCGGCGAGAGCCCGACGCGCCGAAGGCAGTGCCTACGTCACGTTCACGGTCGACTCATCCGGCCGGGTTCTGTCCGCCAGGCTGACCCGTTCCTCAGGCAATGCCGACCTGGATCGGGCGGCCCTGTCCGTGCTCCAGGGTGCCACCGTGCCGGCACTTCCGCCGGAGCTTGGCGGGCGCCAAAGCCGCACGGCGCCGTTCGTCTTCAACCTGCGCAATTAGCGCGTCCTGGGGCGAAACGGTGGTGCCATGGACCCTCGCGCGGACAGCGGCCGATCAGCAACTCATCGACTGGCAGAGCGCCTCGACCTGCTCCAGGTAGAAACGGCATTTCGTGCGCAGGACCCGGAGGTTCGGATCGTCGGCGCCGTTGATCTCGATGGTTTGCATCATGAAATCGAAATGGATGTGAAAGGCGTCCGCCGCGCCCCAGAGGCTGTCGGCCTGCCAGGTGTCGGTCATCGCCGTTGCGACCAGTTGCCGGGCCTCGACGCGCGCGGCATCCGGTGATGCCGGTCGACTGGCGATCAGGACATGGAGCCGGCCGAAGACGCTTTCCCCGACGTCGGCGCTCCTGATGGGTGCGATCATGTTCATTGGCGGATCCCCCTCGATTCTCTAGGCATGATGTCCATTCTGCGGGCTGCGGGCGATCAAGGCGGGGATAGCGGCGGTATCGGACGGCCGACCCCTGATGATGTTGGCAAGCTCCGCGTCGGCCTGCTTGAACCAGTAGACCATGTCGGGACGCTCAAGGTCGCCGGCTGCCTTTTTCAGGAGCGGCAGCAGGGTTTGCAGCGCACACACTGTCTCCCACCGGTTCGGCTGAGAGCCTGCCGGCGCGCACAGGGCTGACGGTTGCATCCGCTACGCTCTCCGTGGCTGAGCGTGTTCCTTTACATTCGGCCTGGGATGCATCGGGTTGCCGCTGAGCTGCGCATGCCTTGCCGGCCGCGCGCCGCGCAGGACGTCGAAGGCTTCGGCATAGGCCATGCCCAGCAGATAGGAGATCATGGGAAAACGGCTTGCTTCGGCCATCTGCACCAGCTCATTGGTCATCGACGCGATATATTGAAGACTATCGATCTCTGACTGCCTTAGTGAATGATTTGCCACGTGCTGCTCCTGTTATCGGATGGAACTCGGGGAACGCGTACTGGCTACACAGAATAGAGTAAGTCGGCTAATTAATAGACTGGCCCGCCGAATGCGGGCTTGGTTCCGGGGTCGAGAGGGTCAACGCGTAAACGGGTGCGTCCGTGAGGCGGTCTAGGCCAAGGAGGCGCTTGATCGCCGAATGGCTGAGCGCTGCCGTGGGACAGGCCGACAAGCCATGTCTGGTCGCCGCCAACATCATGTTCTGGCCGATATGGCCGGCCTCGATCAGCACGACACGATAGGCGTTGGCATCCTCATATTTCCACATGGTGCGGTCGAGCCTGGCACAAAGCAGGATCAGGCATGGCATGGTATCGGCCCATTCCTGCCCGCCGACCAGTTCGGAGATCTTCGGCAGATGGTTGGCAGGAATCCTGCCGAGGTCGTGATCGGCGGCTGAATAATGATAGACGCCGGGGTCCAGACCCTCGACACCAAGCGCGACCACATAGGCCTCGTAAGGATTCCGCGCGCCACCCGAAGGGGTCATGCCCAGCGGCAGGGCGCCAACACAGTTGCTGGTCTCGCCGGTAATGCCCATACCCGCGAACAGGCAATCGGAGAGCTGTTTCGCGGTGATGGTGGGCGCGGCCGCGGTGCGGTTGGTGCGGCGCCGCGCCATCAGGCTCAGCAGTTCGTTGTCGTCGAGTGCGTTCGGCAGCCGGATGGCGCCGGCGGCATTCTTGAGCATGAGGTCGGGCTGCGCGACGTGCCCGGCGCGTTCGATCTGGCGGGCCTCGGCCTGTTCGATGGTCATGAACTCCGAGTCCTGGACGCAGAAATGCATCAGCGCCGTCGGAATGCCCCAGCTCCACTGCCCGGAGAACTGCGTTTCCTGTTCGGCTAGCGGCGAGCCGGCGGTGACCAGGGCGGAAAAATCAAGCAATTGCGGCACGACGGCATTGAGATCGGATTTCGACCATCCGTGGGCGCGTGCGATCTCCGCCGTGGAGGCCCATTCGTCCCAGGACGCAAGAAGACCGATCACCTCGGGGCTGCAGTCGAAGACGCTTCTGGTCAGGAAATTACAGGCCGTGACCTTGTTGGTTCCGGGATAGAAGACAAGCGTTTTTGAAGAGCGCATTTTCATGATGCTGAATGCCGTTTTGTGAATTTGAGGCGCCGACGGGCGAACATCCCGTCGGCGCCGAACGACTTCAGCGCTTGTTGTAGTGCATGCCCTGCGAAAAGAAGACGGTCTGCGTGCCCGCGGCAACCGTCAGCTTCGGGGCATTGTTCACTTTCTTGGCCATTTTCGTCCCTTTCCCGACCCCCCAATGGGATCTGTTGAAGGATCCCCACCGTGGGATCCGCGAGAAGAAAGGTAAGTTCGAAAGAGTTAATGATTTGTTAAAACCGTAGTAAAGGGCACGCGATCTAAAATATCTTTCTTCGCGACAAAGTTTAAAAAATCGATTTTTCTCGGATAGTGAGTAGGTATACGCTAGCATACGCTCTTTCGAGGTATTCTTATTCTCATTTAGCGTAAATTGGATGCGCGAGATCAGCCCTGCCCGTCCCGAGCGAGGCTGACGACCAACGGATCGATGCCCGGATCGTCAAGCTTGACGACATGCGCCATGCGGATCGCATGCCGTGGCCGGATGCCGGACATGTCCTGCCGCATGATGACGGATACGAATGCCGGCCCGGCCTCGGTCAGGAGCATGGCCTTGCCGATCAGAACCGGTTCGGAGATCGGCGCCCATTGCACGGAGATCAGCGACGGCTCGCCGGTCTGGCGACGGTTGACGCCGCTGAAATAAATCCAGTTCAGGCGAGAGATCGCCACGCCATAATGATTGCCGCGCGCCCGAGCCCATGTCGAGCCACGGCGCTCCGACCACCCGGTGACTCTGCGGAATGTGACCAGTTCGACGTCGCGACGCACGAAGGTTACCGACCGCATCAAGAGGTCGGAACGGGTCGGGATCGAAAAATAGGTGAAATAGGTGCCTCCCGCGATCGATGGAGCGGGCGGGCGGATCATCTGCTTGAACAGGCTTTCCGAAATCGGCGGCAGGCCTGGGGCCATTGGCTCGGGAAGACCCGGGTCCCGGTACAGTTCGGCTTCATCGATGCGGAAGTAGTCGCAGATCAGTTTGGCAGTGGCCTTGTTCGGAACGGTCTGCCCCTGCAGGTAACGTTCGAACTGCGTGCGGTTGATACCCAACTCGCGGCACACCGCGCTGACGGAGGCATGGTTTTCGCAGAGCCGTCTGAGATTTGCAGCGAGATTCTCGCGAATGGACACGTCTTTGCTTTCGCAGGCGAATTCTTCATTCCGACTCGGAATCCATATAGCGCCTTCGGTCGCCCCCCGCCGAAACGCCCTGCCGCAACTCACAGAAAAAACTGATTTGAGAACGGCAGTCTAATGAGGCGGCTTTCAAAAAAAATAGCGCAATCCCGACAACGGCCATCGCCATAAGTCCAATTGACAATCTCTCTTGCCTCGGACTTCGCCAAATCGCCTATGGCTTTTTTTGGGGGGCTTTGGCGCGCCGAACGCCGCGTCGCCATGCATCGCATGTGCCTGCGCCCCGGCGGCGCGCCAAAAAAGGGAGAAGCGATTATTCCGATGGTGGAGCTGAGGAGGATCGAACTCCTGACCTCGTCATTGCGAACGACGCGCTCTCCCAGCTGAGCTACAGCCCCGTCCAACGGATGGCGCATTTATCGGGCGCGGCGGATTTCTGTCAAGGCGGCGTTTTGCCGAAATGCTCGTCGGCCGGCGCGGCGGCTGCCGGCCCTTGCCGGTTTCGCGTGCAATGGCTACATGTCGGCAACAATCGGAGACAGGCATGCTCGCCCTCATTCAAACCATCGTCATGGCGCTCGACCTCTACTGGTGGATCATCATCGCCTCGGCGATCTTTTCCTGGCTCTACGCCTTCAACGTCGTCAATTCACGCAACCAGTTCGTCGGCAGCATCGGCAACATGCTCTATCGGCTGACCGAGCCGGCACTGCGGCCCATCCGCCGCTTCATGCCTGACCTTGGCGGCATCGACATCTCGCCGATCATCCTGCTTTTGATCCTGTTTTTCGTCAGGCAGTTCATTCTCACCACGGTAGCCCCGCTGGTGCTGTGATCCCGACAATTGCATGAGCGCGCCGCTGCGCATCCGCGAGAACGGCATCGATCTGTTCGTGCGGCTGACACCAAAATCTTCCGTGGACAGGTTGGAAGGCTTCGAAACATCGGCGGACGGGCGAAGCCATTTGAAGGCGCGGGTCCGCGCGGTGCCGGAAAACGGCGCGGCCAATCACGCGCTGGAGAAGCTGGTCGCCAAGACGCTGGGAGTGCCGGCATCGGCCGTGTCGGTCGTCGCCGGCGGCACGGCACGGCTCAAGACGCTTCGCATAGCGGGCGATCCAGGGGCGCTGGCGCAGCGTGTCGAGGCGCTGGGCTGATCCGCAATCAGTGCTGTGGCAACTCCGGACTGACTGTCGGCGGGACAGCACCCCCTCTCTGCCCTGCCGGACATCTCCCTCAGGGGAGATCGGCACCCTCGGCGTCGACCCTCAATCGCCCAGCGGCAGACGCGGGTCGTCGACCTTCAGCGTGTTCACGCTTTGCTTGATGCGGCGCAAATTCTCCAAGACCTTTGGGCCGCGCGTCTCGGCGACCGAAGTCACGATCATGTCCACGATCGCCAGCAGCGCGTAGCGCGACGACGTGGGCTTGTAGATGTTGCCATCCTCGAGCGGCTGCAGGTGTATGACCGTGTCGGCCACCTTGGCCAGTGTCGAATCGGGTGC is part of the Mesorhizobium loti genome and encodes:
- the exbD gene encoding TonB system transport protein ExbD, with the translated sequence MGSRIRQTMDDDLEENHEINVTPFIDVILVLLIIFMVAAPLATVDVNVDLPGSTATPAPRPETPLFLTLKDDLTLAIGNDTVPRPAFAATLASRTKGDKQTRIFLRADKAVAYGDLMEAMNLLRGAGYLKIALVGLETAPVANAPAAAGAAAP
- a CDS encoding SagB/ThcOx family dehydrogenase; translated protein: MRSSKTLVFYPGTNKVTACNFLTRSVFDCSPEVIGLLASWDEWASTAEIARAHGWSKSDLNAVVPQLLDFSALVTAGSPLAEQETQFSGQWSWGIPTALMHFCVQDSEFMTIEQAEARQIERAGHVAQPDLMLKNAAGAIRLPNALDDNELLSLMARRRTNRTAAAPTITAKQLSDCLFAGMGITGETSNCVGALPLGMTPSGGARNPYEAYVVALGVEGLDPGVYHYSAADHDLGRIPANHLPKISELVGGQEWADTMPCLILLCARLDRTMWKYEDANAYRVVLIEAGHIGQNMMLAATRHGLSACPTAALSHSAIKRLLGLDRLTDAPVYALTLSTPEPSPHSAGQSIN
- a CDS encoding energy transducer TonB family protein, coding for MTQSAALPTLQLSRFGWRDLGLWTGAATLILGAHVAVAYAVQTFSMVNEADGGPPPAQVIEMAPMTVMPAVEEDVAALDAVMPDQSEPTPTPTTEPTSEQVEKAEPVTERPEAIAPEETEPTQTEKTDQVDQPPLNEVIPDIVEAVAPDVVIPLPQAKPVETPKQKKPVEAKAKKPVDKPKPKKEKTAPPKTVTAASADAKPAAKTAAPKSAEATGRTGDSSKWDSKLRSWINRHTRYPSAARARRAEGSAYVTFTVDSSGRVLSARLTRSSGNADLDRAALSVLQGATVPALPPELGGRQSRTAPFVFNLRN
- a CDS encoding cysteine hydrolase family protein; the encoded protein is MIKATPFDFPYDGRLVAESTALVVIDLQQDFLSTTGYFARQGYDPSPLRSILPTVNRLISAARGAGVRVIHTRQGYRADMADMTPYEKWRRKRSGLDGTEILLRSGPGFQIVPEIDVAPDDIIVDKTCNSAFTYTDFELVLRAQGITHLMFSGCTTDVCVHTTLREACDRNFQCLTISDACASGDRQAHEAALHMVTVEDGVFGVLADSAAVIEGLSRLGDRRGATDD
- a CDS encoding YggT family protein — encoded protein: MLALIQTIVMALDLYWWIIIASAIFSWLYAFNVVNSRNQFVGSIGNMLYRLTEPALRPIRRFMPDLGGIDISPIILLLILFFVRQFILTTVAPLVL
- the exbB gene encoding tonB-system energizer ExbB, with the protein product MSRTRLLAALVASVILAGGGALAQEQPAGTAPAAEAPDAPAAPATMAPAQQVGQPATAMPAGAAPSGAMELNLPHDLSPWGMFMAADIIVKVVMIGLAFASLVTWTIWLAKSLEIFGGKLRIRRAVRAIGDAATLKQASRALDRSGGPGALLVKAAEEETALSAGALDHVGGDGLKERVTSRLSRIEAAASRRMSRGTGVLATIGSTAPFVGLFGTVWGIMNAFIGISQAQTTNLAVVAPGIAEALLATAMGLVAAIPAVVIYNVFARSIAGYRQILADASAGVERLVSRDLDFRAVSPATALAAA
- a CDS encoding DUF167 domain-containing protein — translated: MSAPLRIRENGIDLFVRLTPKSSVDRLEGFETSADGRSHLKARVRAVPENGAANHALEKLVAKTLGVPASAVSVVAGGTARLKTLRIAGDPGALAQRVEALG
- a CDS encoding helix-turn-helix domain-containing protein, coding for MSIRENLAANLRRLCENHASVSAVCRELGINRTQFERYLQGQTVPNKATAKLICDYFRIDEAELYRDPGLPEPMAPGLPPISESLFKQMIRPPAPSIAGGTYFTYFSIPTRSDLLMRSVTFVRRDVELVTFRRVTGWSERRGSTWARARGNHYGVAISRLNWIYFSGVNRRQTGEPSLISVQWAPISEPVLIGKAMLLTEAGPAFVSVIMRQDMSGIRPRHAIRMAHVVKLDDPGIDPLVVSLARDGQG